The proteins below come from a single Serratia fonticola genomic window:
- a CDS encoding DUF4762 family protein, with protein sequence MKKLNVSEASTIVGGTCKTCSVEYVNLTPSTCNAVTTCVDKDGKVVSVDSAPVSLANCALKP encoded by the coding sequence GTGAAAAAATTAAACGTTTCTGAAGCTAGCACAATCGTTGGCGGCACCTGCAAAACCTGTAGCGTTGAGTATGTAAACCTGACTCCATCTACTTGTAATGCCGTTACCACTTGTGTAGACAAAGATGGCAAGGTTGTTAGCGTTGACAGCGCGCCAGTTTCTTTGGCCAATTGTGCACTGAAGCCATAA
- a CDS encoding DsbA family protein: MFKKPFYLFAYTLLVIIISSLITTAYFHYFVLNQNSGPEQQALTMVSESDVKTSPINTDNTIVEIFSYGCHYCALNEENVAKMEARMPAGTQLVRVHIANLNNDGLASFAPLFATLTVMGIEPQHRESAYNAIIKDKIDLSNPVNRDKWLTKNGIDLAAYNKASQTPQVAELLDYMTKISGHYQLKATPTFIVNKKWMAVQDRDFPEFADHLLSLLQHDKPLEQ, from the coding sequence ATGTTCAAGAAGCCATTTTATCTTTTCGCCTATACCCTTTTGGTTATTATTATATCTTCGCTGATCACCACGGCTTATTTTCACTATTTTGTGCTGAATCAGAACTCAGGTCCAGAACAACAGGCTCTGACTATGGTCAGCGAGAGCGACGTTAAAACCAGCCCGATAAACACGGATAATACGATTGTCGAGATCTTCTCTTACGGCTGCCACTATTGCGCCTTGAACGAAGAGAATGTAGCCAAGATGGAAGCGCGGATGCCAGCCGGGACTCAACTGGTCCGTGTGCATATCGCCAACCTGAACAATGATGGCCTGGCGAGCTTTGCCCCGTTGTTTGCCACCCTGACGGTGATGGGTATTGAACCACAGCACCGTGAGAGCGCTTATAACGCCATAATCAAAGATAAAATCGATCTGAGTAATCCAGTCAATCGCGATAAATGGTTAACGAAAAACGGTATCGATCTTGCTGCCTATAACAAAGCCAGCCAGACACCGCAGGTGGCAGAACTACTGGACTATATGACCAAAATATCCGGGCATTACCAACTCAAGGCGACCCCAACGTTTATCGTCAACAAAAAGTGGATGGCCGTGCAGGATCGCGATTTCCCTGAGTTTGCCGATCATCTGCTGTCACTGTTACAGCATGACAAACCGCTGGAGCAATAA